A window of Candidatus Schekmanbacteria bacterium RIFCSPLOWO2_02_FULL_38_14 genomic DNA:
GTAATCAATCTTCTAATATTCCCTTGACAAAGAAGTCTATTTTTGTTTAAGAGGCTTTGCAATTTCACAGGGAGTATGTGATGTTTGAGATAGTTGAAAAGAAAGTCCTTTCACCGGTTGTAAATCTTTTCAGGATAAAGGCTCCGTCCATAGCTAAAAAGAGGAAAGCCGGGCAGTTTGTAATTTTTCAGATTGATGAAACAGGAGAAAGAGTCCCGCTGACAATAGCTGATTCCTCGCCAGAAGAAGGAACTGTCACTATTATCTGCCAGGCACTTGGTAAAAGCACAATAAAGCTTAATTCCCTGAACAAGGGAAACATCATTTTAAATCTTGCAGGACCACTTGGCATACCATCCCACATTGAAAATTTTGGAACATCAGTCTGCATTGGAGGTGGTGTTGGGATAGCAGTAGCATATCCCCTTGCAAAAGCCTTAAAGGAAAAAGGGAATAATGTGATTTCCATTATGGGATTTAGAAGCAGGGAGCTCCTTTTCATGGAAGAGGAACTTAAAGCTACAAGCAATGAACTCCATGTTACAACTGATGATGGAACCTATGCAAGGAAGGGACTTGTCACTGATGTGCTCAAGGAAATTCTTGAAAAGGACAGGAAAGTTGACTTTGTCCTTGCAGTAGGCCCTGTTCCAATGATGAAAGCTGTATGCAATATAACAAAAAGCTATAAGATAAAGACTATGGTAAGCCTTAATCCTGTAATGGTTGACGGAACAGGGATGTGTGGCGCATGCAGGGTAACTATTAACGGCAAAACCAAATTTGTCTGCGTTGACGGACCTGAATTTGACGGTCATCATATAGACTTTGATGAGTTGATGAAAAGGCAGAGTTTCTATAAGGAATACGAGAAGCTCTCCTATGAAAAATTCCAGCATGAAGGATGTTGCAGCGAGGCGATAAAAAAATGAGTGAGAAGATTGACCCTAAAAAGAGGATGAAAATCCCAAGGCAGAAAATGCCGGAACAGGAGCCTGAAAAAAGAAAGAAAAACTTTGAACAGGTAAACTTCGGCTTGCCTCCTGAGATTGCAAGAATAGAAGCCCAGAGATGCATTCAGTGCAAAAAACCCTTCTGTGTTGGTGGCTGCCCTGTCGGAATAGATATCCCGGGATTCATCAGGCTGATTGCAGAGGGAGATTTCATAGGTGCGGCAAGAAAGCTTAAGGAAAAAAATACCCTTCCGGCAGTATGCGGAAGGGTATGCCCGCAGGAAGAACAGTGTGAAGTACCATGTATTATCGGGAAAAAGGGAGCCCCTGTTGCAATAGGTAATCTTGAGCGCTTCGCTGCTGATTTTGAACAGGAATACGGAGAGATAAAAATCCCCGACCTTCCAAAATCTACAGGCAAAAAGGTTGCAATAGTTGGTTCAGGACCTGCAGGTCTTACAGCAGCAGGAGAACTTGTAAAGTCCGGACACAGAGTCACAATTTTTGAAGCCCTCCACAAGCCAGGAGGAGTTCTCATCTATGGAATACCTGAGTTCAGGCTCCCCAAAAAAATTCTTGAAAAGGAAATCAACTATATAAAAAGCCTCGGGGTAGAAATTGTAACAAACTATGTAGTTGGGAAAACTGAAACTCTTGATGAGCTTCTTTCTAATGGTTTTCATGCTGCGTTTCTCGGAACAGGAGCAGGACTTCCGTACTTTATGAACATTCCGGGGGAAAATTTAAACGGAGTCTATTCTGCCAATGAATACCTCACGCGTGTCAACCTCATGAAGGCATATCTTTTCCCTGATTATGACACACCGGTTTTTAGCGGGAAAAGAGTGGCTGTGGTCGGGGGGGGGAATACGGCAATGGACGCTGTGAGAACTTCAAAACGCCTTGGAGCCAAACATTCATACATTATATACCGCCGTTCAAGAAATGAGATGCCTGCAAGGGTTGAAGAAATAAAACACGCTGAGGAAGAAGGAATTGAATTTGTCCTCCTCACAAATCCAACAAAAATCATTGGAGATGAAAAGGGATGGGTTAATGGCATTGAATGTCTAAAAATGGAGCTTGGCGAGCCTGATGCTTCAGGAAGAAGGAAACCTGTTCCAATAAAGAATTCCGAATATGTCATTGATGTAGATACAGTGGTAATAGCCATTGGCAACGGTGCAAACCCGCTAATACCAATGACAACAGGCGGACTTAAAACAAACAAATACGGCTATATAGTTGCAGACCCTAAAAACTGCGCAACCAGCAAAAAGGGAGTTTTTGCAGGGGGAGATATTGTAAGAGGCGGCGCCACAGTAATCCTTGCAATGGGTGATGGTAAAACTGCAGCGTCTGCAATTAATGAATATCTGAAATAGCTTTGCAAGCTATTAAATTCTAAATTCGAAATCCCAAACAAATTCAAATGACCAAAATCCAAAATTCAAAACAGTTTTGAACATTAGAATTTTGAGTTTTGAATTTCACTCGAACCCTTGAACCCTGGAACCCTTCTACAAGCCTAATGCCTGAAATGCCTTATTCCTGTAAAGACCATAGCAATATTATATTCGTTGCAGGCATTTATAACCTCGTCATCTTTAACAGAACCCCCCGGCTGG
This region includes:
- a CDS encoding ferredoxin-NADP reductase, with the protein product MFEIVEKKVLSPVVNLFRIKAPSIAKKRKAGQFVIFQIDETGERVPLTIADSSPEEGTVTIICQALGKSTIKLNSLNKGNIILNLAGPLGIPSHIENFGTSVCIGGGVGIAVAYPLAKALKEKGNNVISIMGFRSRELLFMEEELKATSNELHVTTDDGTYARKGLVTDVLKEILEKDRKVDFVLAVGPVPMMKAVCNITKSYKIKTMVSLNPVMVDGTGMCGACRVTINGKTKFVCVDGPEFDGHHIDFDELMKRQSFYKEYEKLSYEKFQHEGCCSEAIKK
- a CDS encoding glutamate synthase (NADPH), homotetrameric produces the protein MSEKIDPKKRMKIPRQKMPEQEPEKRKKNFEQVNFGLPPEIARIEAQRCIQCKKPFCVGGCPVGIDIPGFIRLIAEGDFIGAARKLKEKNTLPAVCGRVCPQEEQCEVPCIIGKKGAPVAIGNLERFAADFEQEYGEIKIPDLPKSTGKKVAIVGSGPAGLTAAGELVKSGHRVTIFEALHKPGGVLIYGIPEFRLPKKILEKEINYIKSLGVEIVTNYVVGKTETLDELLSNGFHAAFLGTGAGLPYFMNIPGENLNGVYSANEYLTRVNLMKAYLFPDYDTPVFSGKRVAVVGGGNTAMDAVRTSKRLGAKHSYIIYRRSRNEMPARVEEIKHAEEEGIEFVLLTNPTKIIGDEKGWVNGIECLKMELGEPDASGRRKPVPIKNSEYVIDVDTVVIAIGNGANPLIPMTTGGLKTNKYGYIVADPKNCATSKKGVFAGGDIVRGGATVILAMGDGKTAASAINEYLK